The following proteins come from a genomic window of Lolium rigidum isolate FL_2022 chromosome 5, APGP_CSIRO_Lrig_0.1, whole genome shotgun sequence:
- the LOC124652553 gene encoding beta carbonic anhydrase 5, chloroplastic-like has protein sequence MAPTLLRPASPCRHLAPAADSGRSRGAVSVADSRARGGALRAGGSGRTKASRDHSGLTRQLLDFQHDTVNEPDGDYDPLGELKARFMDFKQRNYVENSTKYQNLAEQQTPEFMVVACADSRVCPTSILGLQPGDAFTVRNIANLVPPYEHGASETTAALEFAVNTLKVPNVLVVGHSRCGGIQALMSMKNKKDDSSSRSFIRDWVSLGKSARLSTEAAAGNLNFESQCRHCEKESINSSLLNLLTYPWIEERVKEGSLNLHAGYYNFIDCTFEKWTLVYRPGLEGGSKYAIKNRSTWS, from the exons ATGGCTCCCACCCTCCTCCGGCCCGCCTCCCCGTGCCGCCACCTTGCGCCGGCCGCCGACTCCGGCCGGAGCCGCGGCGCCGTGTCG GTCGCTGATTCCAGAGCGCGCGGCGGTGCCCTCCGGGCCGGAGGATCTGGACG TACAAAGGCCTCGAGAGATCATTCTGGCTTGACCCGGCAACTTCTAGATTTTCAACATGATACAGTAAATGAGCCAGATGGGGATTATGATCCATTGGGTGAGCTGAAAGCAAGGTTCATGGACTTCAAGCAACGGAACTATGT GGAAAATTCTACCAAGTATCAGAATCTTGCTGAGCAGCAAACACCAGAG TTCATGGTGGTTGCTTGTGCTGACTCCAGGGTCTGCCCTACTAGTATTTTGGGGCTTCAGCCAGGGGATGCATTTACTGTTCGTAACATAGCAAATTTGGTACCACCATACGAG CATGGAGCTTCAGAAACTACTGCGGCACTAGAGTTTGCTGTTAACACACTTAAG GTACCGAATGTTCTAGTGGTCGGTCATAGTCGTTGTGGTGGCATCCAAGCACTAATGAGCATGAAAAATAAGAAAGATGATTCCAGCTCTAG AAGCTTTATCAGAGACTGGGTCTCTCTTGGGAAGAGCGCAAGATTGAGCACTGAAGCAGCGGCTGGAAATTTGAATTTCGAATCACAGTGTAGACATTGTGAAAAG GAATCCATTAATAGCTCACTGTTGAACTTGTTAACATACCCATGGATAGAGGAAAGGGTGAAGGAAGGATCTTTGAACCTTCATGCGGGATACTACAACTTTATTGATTGTACATTTGAGAAGTGGACATTAGTGTACCGTCCAGGGTTGGAAGGTGGCAGCAAGTATGCCATAAAGAACAGGTCTACCTGGTCTTGA